One Candidatus Abyssobacteria bacterium SURF_5 DNA segment encodes these proteins:
- a CDS encoding pyridoxamine 5'-phosphate oxidase family protein, whose protein sequence is MNLKEYFESKQGRGVLATSDSEGRVDAAVYARPHVLDGDTIAFIMADRLTHQNLQSNPRAAYLFMEDGDHYVGKRFFLTKTKEVKNAKEIDAIRRRSYEELKDEDEFLVYFRIDKTLPLIGAGEG, encoded by the coding sequence ATGAATCTGAAAGAATATTTTGAAAGCAAGCAGGGGCGAGGCGTTCTCGCGACATCGGATTCAGAGGGTCGGGTCGACGCGGCGGTATACGCGCGACCTCATGTTCTTGACGGAGACACCATTGCGTTCATCATGGCCGACCGGCTGACACATCAGAACCTGCAATCCAATCCTCGTGCGGCCTACCTGTTCATGGAAGACGGCGACCACTATGTCGGCAAGAGGTTCTTCCTCACCAAGACGAAGGAAGTTAAGAATGCGAAAGAGATCGATGCCATTCGAAGGCGCAGTTACGAGGAACTGAAAGACGAAGACGAATTTCTCGTTTATTTTCGAATCGACAAGACTCTGCCGCTAATTGGAGCAGGTGAGGGATAG
- a CDS encoding nucleoside hydrolase: MPGLGLRKLHMTNPKPVIIDTDPGVDDALALVLALRSPELRVEAITVVNGNVSLKRCTQNALRIVEILGLPDSPPVVPGADKPLKRAPFSSESIHGRDGLGEISFLKDRSGKHRYPPPHIKPRKMYAPELICEVAARYAGEITLITLGPLTNVALALELDPRLSHNIREIITMGGAYSVPGNVTPAAEFNFYCDPEAARQVIQSGIPVVLVGLDVTRNARLSRHRLLQAAKKRTRLNRFLQDSTERVMNVYREREGYHGCPLHDALAVMVAIDRSSVGTKFVHVDIETDGTLTSGMSVTDLRPFFRGEAGRPNAHVAVWVDPDRFQQFLLERIIDNL, translated from the coding sequence ATGCCAGGACTTGGTCTGCGGAAACTACATATGACAAACCCAAAGCCGGTAATCATTGATACTGATCCGGGGGTGGACGACGCGCTTGCGCTCGTGCTGGCGCTGAGGTCACCCGAACTGCGGGTGGAAGCCATCACCGTTGTCAACGGCAACGTCAGCCTGAAGAGATGCACACAGAACGCGCTGCGAATCGTGGAGATCCTGGGACTCCCGGATAGTCCGCCCGTTGTTCCCGGCGCCGATAAGCCGCTTAAGAGAGCGCCGTTTTCCAGCGAGTCCATCCACGGGCGTGATGGATTGGGGGAGATTTCATTCCTGAAGGATAGGAGTGGAAAACACAGATATCCGCCGCCGCATATAAAGCCCCGCAAAATGTACGCGCCCGAGCTGATATGCGAGGTCGCGGCCAGGTACGCAGGCGAGATAACACTGATCACCCTCGGGCCGCTGACAAACGTCGCACTCGCTCTCGAGCTCGATCCCCGTCTCTCGCACAATATCAGGGAAATCATTACGATGGGCGGCGCATATTCGGTTCCAGGAAATGTAACTCCCGCCGCCGAATTCAATTTCTATTGCGATCCCGAGGCCGCGAGACAGGTGATCCAGTCGGGAATTCCTGTTGTCCTTGTGGGGCTCGATGTCACCCGCAACGCGCGCCTCAGCAGGCATCGGCTGCTCCAGGCCGCTAAGAAGAGGACGCGCCTCAATCGTTTCCTGCAGGATTCGACCGAGCGCGTGATGAACGTATACCGCGAGCGGGAAGGCTATCACGGTTGCCCGCTGCATGACGCGCTCGCGGTCATGGTCGCGATCGACAGGTCGTCTGTTGGCACCAAATTCGTGCATGTCGATATCGAGACGGACGGAACCCTGACGTCCGGCATGAGCGTAACCGATCTGCGGCCGTTTTTTCGGGGAGAGGCTGGCCGGCCGAACGCACATGTGGCCGTATGGGTCGACCCGGACCGTTTCCAGCAATTTCTTCTTGAACGAATTATTGATAACCTGTGA
- a CDS encoding OmpA family protein, with product MINPDAGNGIYPDRLAGTTTGFGNGKAGINMDMKKGLIILAGVFLSASCADMQNWQKGAALGGAVGAGTGAVIGHQSDHAGEGALIGGAVGAVAGGLIGRQLDQQQAELSQIAEVQRTSEDELVVIMREQILFDVNEYSLKPGAEDNLTKISDVVVRYPDFNIIVEGHTDSTGTDQYNQTLSERRAEAVANALIARGVDPARIQTIGYGEMRPVATNETPEGRQQNRRVELHIKPKEGM from the coding sequence TTGATCAACCCTGATGCCGGCAACGGTATATACCCGGACAGACTGGCCGGGACAACAACGGGATTTGGAAATGGAAAGGCGGGCATAAATATGGATATGAAGAAAGGTCTGATAATTCTGGCGGGCGTCTTTCTTTCGGCATCTTGTGCGGACATGCAGAACTGGCAAAAGGGGGCGGCCCTTGGAGGCGCCGTGGGCGCCGGCACGGGGGCGGTCATCGGGCATCAATCGGATCATGCCGGAGAAGGCGCGCTTATTGGCGGCGCGGTGGGCGCAGTTGCCGGCGGATTGATCGGGCGCCAATTGGATCAGCAACAAGCCGAGCTGAGCCAGATTGCCGAGGTCCAGCGGACGAGTGAAGATGAACTCGTCGTTATTATGCGCGAACAAATCCTGTTTGATGTCAACGAGTATTCCTTGAAACCGGGCGCCGAAGACAATCTCACGAAAATTTCAGACGTAGTGGTTCGCTATCCCGATTTCAACATAATCGTTGAAGGCCACACCGACAGCACGGGCACCGATCAGTATAATCAAACGCTTTCCGAAAGAAGGGCCGAGGCTGTCGCAAACGCTCTTATCGCCAGAGGCGTTGATCCGGCTCGCATCCAGACCATCGGATACGGCGAAATGCGGCCGGTCGCAACCAATGAAACGCCCGAAGGCCGCCAGCAGAACCGGCGTGTCGAACTTCACATAAAGCCAAAAGAAGGCATGTGA